The window TTAAGATTGGTGTGGTGAGCATTCGCGAGGTGGCCAACAAAATGCCACAGAGGCAGGCGTTGACGGAACAATTGAAAAAAGAGTTTGCCAGCCGAAATGATGAACTTCAGAAAATGGCTAACGAGATTAAGGAAAAACAAGCTGCGCTCGAAAGAGA is drawn from Gammaproteobacteria bacterium and contains these coding sequences:
- a CDS encoding OmpH family outer membrane protein, which encodes MIKILAVSMILMTCTAAAQSIKIGVVSIREVANKMPQRQALTEQLKKEFASRNDELQKMANEIKEKQAALER